A single region of the Streptomyces virginiae genome encodes:
- a CDS encoding DJ-1/PfpI family protein, producing MNRRNVLRAQVAVGAAAALGGAAGVAAAAEPRPAGKPTGPLRVHVVLYDGVEELDFAAPYEVFCAARFFTDRKVDVRYVSTSGPGVVQAAYGTRVSVEHGWDPRAADILLVPGGGYARRDSPGVWAEIRSGVLPRELAAAPRSGLTISAVCTGAMLLAAAGLTTNRPCTTHHKARPDLEKQGGLLKNGRVVDDGDLVTAGGITSGLDLALWLVRRELGAEAATGVEAMLEYEARGTVWTPPEAGRR from the coding sequence ATGAACCGCAGGAACGTGCTCCGGGCCCAGGTCGCCGTCGGGGCCGCGGCCGCGTTGGGGGGCGCCGCAGGGGTGGCCGCGGCTGCGGAACCGCGCCCCGCCGGGAAGCCGACCGGGCCGTTACGCGTACACGTGGTCCTGTACGACGGGGTGGAGGAGCTCGACTTCGCCGCGCCCTACGAGGTCTTCTGCGCGGCCCGGTTCTTCACGGACCGGAAGGTGGACGTGCGGTACGTCTCCACCTCCGGGCCGGGGGTCGTGCAGGCCGCCTACGGCACGCGCGTGAGCGTCGAGCACGGTTGGGATCCGCGCGCCGCGGACATCCTCCTCGTGCCCGGCGGCGGATACGCACGTCGCGACAGCCCCGGCGTATGGGCCGAGATCCGCAGCGGCGTCCTCCCGAGGGAACTGGCCGCGGCGCCACGTTCCGGCCTCACCATCAGCGCCGTCTGTACCGGCGCCATGCTGTTGGCGGCCGCCGGGCTGACCACGAACCGCCCCTGCACCACCCACCACAAGGCGCGGCCCGACCTGGAGAAGCAGGGCGGCCTCCTGAAGAACGGCCGCGTGGTGGACGACGGCGACCTGGTCACCGCCGGAGGCATCACCTCGGGGCTGGACCTCGCCCTGTGGCTGGTACGCCGCGAACTCGGCGCCGAGGCCGCCACGGGCGTGGAGGCCATGCTCGAGTACGAGGCCCGCGGCACGGTGTGGACACCGCCCGAAGCCGGACGGCGGTAG